The nucleotide sequence TATCATAAAAACccacaatataaaaaaaaatcaaaattgtagataatccaaagggcaatggagagatgcagAGCAGACATTAGTAGGATGTAAAATACTGCCAATGATAATTTGCTTGCaaaaagtgatataaaatatattatttatgctATGCAATATGATTAGAAAATGGTTGGCCCCAATACACACTAAGGGTTAATGTCACTCAAGACTGACACACTGCTTTCTTTGGATGGTTAAAAGATCCAGAGGAAGGACTCTTGTGCATTGGGTAGGTGCTCTATGGGTGATTAATATGAGGATATGAATTACAGAAGTTGAGGTGTCAATGTAATGATAGAGGAAGTACCTAAGTAACGCGTTTGCACCTCCAATAAATTTTTGAGGTACTGATGTTCTCATTTGGAAGCCAtgatatatttacttttcagttCTATATGTAATAGCTGACTTTATCTTGCTTAGTCTGCTAGATTAGCATTGTTCTCCAAATAGAAATGTGCAATGCATCTTCGGAAATCCAAAAGACTGGATGAAGTATCAGGGCAACAGATTCTATATAGGTGCCATGCATTGTTCATGGCTACATCAATAATGTAGCTTACCAAAATTGAATACCATTTTTTGCTTCTAATTCTTATTCTGTACTTGGAAATATTTTCATCCATCTTGGCAACACCATACCTACATACTTCATACAACTTAACTATTGATGGCTGActtacttgaattttttttttttcatcaacaGAATAGTTTACTTGGCTCAGTGGTTCTATGCCTACAGCATTGGAGCACAGGTTGATGGAATTTTCATCATTCCAACGACACAAaattatctcttccttttcttccactCTGAAATCAAATgacccccttttcattttttttatattttctgcatTCATGAAAGgacatttttcagtcctgttatCACGAATTGCTCCTGTTGCCTTCACCCCTTTCTTCTTCAGAGCCGATATTAGTTTGATACTTGTGAAAAAGTTGTCAAAACATATATGATAAGGATACTGTCCTCGCTCCAAGAGAACATTAGCAAAGTTCATTACTAATTTTCCACCTAAACCAAGATCAtgatctttttctgttttcaggaCTGGTTCACCTTGATAGGGTTCAAACCAAACTAAATAACCTTGGGTAGTTGCCCCACACCATATTTTATAACCAATTCTAATAGGTTTACCATTTAAGAATTGCTCACTATCAAAACATTCACATATTGATTTATCAAAGCAGTAATATTCCTCCAGGGGAGCATATAAGaggaaatttttattcatttgatcTATAAGTGGCCTCAATTTTGTAAACTTGTCTGATTGATCTAGACAACtgttatctgcaaaatggaggtatGAAAATATTAATTCAAATCTTTCCCTTCTAATTGCATTGCTAACAAGACTCTGCTCTTTATCTGAAGtttcccaatacattcctctcctGGGATAACAAATATATCCACTCAAAAGAAGAACACCAAAAACACACTTCATTTCCTGAACTGTAACTTCCAAGGTGACATTTTTCTGAGAGGCATAATGATTTGTTTCATCAACAATTAACTTGAATGTTTCATCatcaaaaaataattcaaagaacTCAACTGGATTTAGTTTCTCACTTTTGAGATTCAAAATTCCAGAATCCAATGCTGACCAGCTTGGAAAATTGGGCTGAATATCTCTTTTGATccatttcttctctgtaaaagtGGTTACTTTCTGCTTCTTTCTAGCAGGGTGTGACTcaacttcatcttcttcatcaaaATCAGAATCAGCAGAGAATGTAAGATCTTGTAGTAATTCACTTACTCTTGCGttgtcttttttcttatctttccgTGTGATGTCACCTGCAGAATATTCCATAGATGAGATGTGCATTCTAGACCATAAGTCCCCAGGATTACGGTCTTTAAGAGTATTcaaaaattcaatgtttttttcagCTTGTACAGGAGGACCAACAAGGATGTGAGGTGAACAATctctagaaaaggaaaaaatatgacaTAAAACTCAGAAACTAGGGAAACATAAATGTTCTTGGAAATaagctctctcctctctggagAGTGGAATTCATCTCTCCCTAAAAGACGCACATTTCTGGAAGATTTAGAAAAAGAtggactttaaaaaatgctttgaaatgaCATGTTTGACAAATTACTCTCTCAAAGGGGTTCCAAAGGGGAAATTgatgtaaaaaggaaaaagaaaggctgGGATCACTTTTATTCATCAACTTCAATCtacttgtatctctagcatttagcacagtacctggcacataataggcatttaataaatattttttgattgttAACCATGCCAAGATAGAGATAGTAAAATTAAGCCTTTTGATTCCTCCATGCAATCAACAACACAGGATGAAATAAGCTGCAATCAAGAAttagtggaaatagaaaaaataaaagatgataaGTTACACTCATTTTAAAGTTTcactaattattttaaaaggatggctaagtggcacggtggatagagaactgagcctccaatcaagaagacctgatttaaatctagcctcagacactgggtaagtcactcaaccctgtctgcctcaattcctcatctgtaaaataagctggaaaaggaaatggcaaaccacagtatctttgccaataaaaccccaaaagaggtcataatgaatcagacatgactaaaatgacttgAACAACAAACTTGCTAAACAGTTATTTCCTATTATGTACCTAATATTTTGAGTTTACCAAACAACAGATTATTGAGTTCAGATATTTTTGATTTTTGATTATCTAGACCAGGGGTatggaacctgcaaccttgagacCACAAGTGGCCttataggtccttgggtgtggccttttgactgagtccaaattgtACTGGACAAATAGAGAAGTGAAGTacctaaatagaattttagaaatgttagatatgTAATCTAGAGATTACTGAGTGGTAACAGAAAAGAAGGTGCATGAAAAAGGGAGGGAATAGctcttccagacctcaaactgtattataaagcagatgTCGTAACAATCATCTGGTACTAGTTCAAGATTAGAGAGACAGCTCAATGAAGAATTGATTAAGGGAATTCAGAAACAACAGAGCTCAACAAACAAGTATTTGATAATAATGGGAAATGAGTTATTTaggggaaaacttttttttagtcatttttcagtcatgagcaacttctttttttcatttattttattttatttttaatttatggaataaaacaagcatttccttggccacatttggggtttccttgccatttccttttacagaccattttgtagataaggaaactgaggcaaacagggttaagtaacttgccctgggtcatatagttagtaagtgtctggggctggatttgaacttaggtcttcctgacacaaCACCTGGCactttacccactgcaccacctacctagtTGATAAACACTACTGGAAAAACTTTAAAGCAGTCAGTCAGAAATTAGTCTTAGGTAAACATCTTACACCACATTAATATAAAAGATCATACTatcaaaaaattagaagagaaatagattacATACTCATACCTATGGGTAAgagatgtattctttttttttatatttaaattcttaAACAAGAGATggaagcaattacaaaagatagcTAACTTgaattacttgaaactgaaaagtttctaCACAGACAACATTGACGCATGTAGGATAAGGGAAGTAGTTGAATGAGGGGGAAATGTTTGTACCAGATCTCCCTGATAAGAGGTTGGTATCCAAGCCACACAAACAACTAATATACATTATGATATgttattacaaattttctccccatttctaccctcctgaccactccaagatggtgtatattctggttgccccattccccagtcagccctcccttctgtcaccccacttcccctcccatccccctttctcttcttctcttgtaggggaagataaatttctatgccccattgcctgtgtatctgatttcctagttgcatgcaaaaacgtttttttttgtttttgaacatctgtttttaaaactttgagttccaaattctctcccctcttccctccccacccaccctccctaaaaaggcaagcaattcaacataggccacatgtgtatcattatgtataatccttccacaatactcatgctgtgaaagactaactatattttgctccttcctaacctatcccactttattgaattttttctgttgaccctgtcccttttcaaaagtgtttgtttttgattacctcctccccctgtctgccctcccttctatcatccctcctttttttaatcttcttcctccttctttcctgtggggtaagatacacaattgagtgtgtatggtattccctcctcaggtcaaatccgatgtgagcaagatttactcatgcctcctcaccagccccctcgtcccttcctacagaaccactttttcttgccacttttatgtgagataatttaccccattctatcattccctttctccctctctcaatatattcctctcttgtcccttatcccttaattttattttagttttttagatatcatcctttcgtattcaactcaccctgtgccctctgtgtgtgtatatatacacacatacatacataaatatgtatatatatacacacctacatatatacatacattgacacacatatgtgtatatatatacatatacatatatatacatatatgcatattcctttcagctactatgatactgaggtctcatgaatcatacacatcatctttccatataggaatgtaaacaaaacagttcaactttagtaagtcccttatgacttctctttcttgtttaccttttcatgcttctcttgattcttgtgtttgaaagtcaaattttctattcagttttggtcttttcactgagaaagcttgaaagtcct is from Trichosurus vulpecula isolate mTriVul1 chromosome 7, mTriVul1.pri, whole genome shotgun sequence and encodes:
- the PGBD1 gene encoding piggyBac transposable element-derived protein 1; protein product: MIKDRMLLPKQEISKEIHPQEDVSIVLKRDCSPHILVGPPVQAEKNIEFLNTLKDRNPGDLWSRMHISSMEYSAGDITRKDKKKDNARVSELLQDLTFSADSDFDEEDEVESHPARKKQKVTTFTEKKWIKRDIQPNFPSWSALDSGILNLKSEKLNPVEFFELFFDDETFKLIVDETNHYASQKNVTLEVTVQEMKCVFGVLLLSGYICYPRRGMYWETSDKEQSLVSNAIRRERFELIFSYLHFADNSCLDQSDKFTKLRPLIDQMNKNFLLYAPLEEYYCFDKSICECFDSEQFLNGKPIRIGYKIWCGATTQGYLVWFEPYQGEPVLKTEKDHDLGLGGKLVMNFANVLLERGQYPYHICFDNFFTSIKLISALKKKGVKATGAIRDNRTEKCPFMNAENIKKMKRGSFDFRVEEKEEIILCRWNDENSINLCSNAVGIEPLSQVNYSVDEKKKIQVSQPSIVKLYEVCRYGVAKMDENISKYRIRIRSKKWYSILVSYIIDVAMNNAWHLYRICCPDTSSSLLDFRRCIAHFYLENNANLAD